In Halomarina salina, one DNA window encodes the following:
- a CDS encoding MFS transporter: protein MSTRLAERTARIPWDSPTVRVVLASTFLAPLGVPLISPALPVVRDAFGVGDAQASLLVSAYFLTGILLSPFIGALTDRIGRQRVLVGSLLVFGLTGGAIAAAPSFEWVVGLRVVQGTAAAGIFVTTVTLIADAYEGAQRNAVLGANIAVLSGGAALFPVVGGALVAISWNTPFLLYLVALPMALVAWTTLDESVGVNDRRGFAYVRGALSSLPAVDAVALYGAAFGLELLLFGSIVTGVPFLLAAEGVLPVIIGLVLLSVELAAIPVSMLNGRFAERFTNEHLIAAGFACFGVGLSVMWVAPSVAVVAAGAFVFGAGLGLSMPAIDAAVSGLVTAEHRAGALSLRNSATFLGRATGPVLFAGIAATTGYGPLLLTGAAIAVLSGGLALLVGRVVRRRRVPVEEVDRPARGV, encoded by the coding sequence ATGAGCACGCGACTCGCCGAGCGGACTGCCAGGATTCCGTGGGACTCCCCGACGGTCAGGGTCGTGCTCGCGAGCACGTTCCTCGCGCCGCTGGGCGTCCCGCTGATAAGCCCCGCGTTGCCGGTCGTCCGGGACGCGTTCGGCGTCGGTGACGCGCAGGCCAGTCTGCTCGTCTCCGCGTACTTCCTGACGGGCATCCTGCTCTCGCCGTTCATCGGCGCGCTCACCGACCGCATCGGGCGGCAGCGCGTCCTCGTCGGGAGCCTGCTCGTGTTCGGCCTGACCGGCGGCGCGATAGCGGCCGCACCATCCTTCGAGTGGGTCGTCGGCCTCCGCGTCGTCCAGGGCACCGCCGCGGCGGGCATCTTCGTGACGACGGTGACGCTCATCGCCGACGCCTACGAGGGCGCACAGCGCAACGCGGTCCTCGGCGCGAACATCGCCGTCCTGTCCGGTGGGGCCGCACTCTTCCCCGTCGTCGGGGGAGCGCTCGTCGCCATCTCGTGGAACACGCCGTTCCTGCTCTACCTCGTGGCGCTCCCGATGGCGCTCGTCGCGTGGACGACGCTCGACGAGTCGGTCGGCGTCAACGACCGCCGCGGGTTCGCGTACGTCCGTGGTGCGCTGTCGTCGCTGCCCGCCGTCGACGCGGTGGCGCTGTACGGTGCGGCGTTCGGCCTCGAACTGCTGCTGTTCGGCTCCATCGTCACGGGCGTGCCGTTCCTGCTGGCCGCCGAGGGCGTGCTTCCAGTGATTATCGGGTTGGTGTTACTCTCGGTGGAGCTCGCCGCGATACCCGTCTCGATGCTCAACGGGCGGTTCGCCGAGCGGTTCACGAACGAGCACCTCATCGCGGCCGGGTTCGCCTGCTTCGGCGTGGGGCTGTCCGTGATGTGGGTTGCGCCCTCCGTCGCCGTCGTCGCCGCGGGTGCGTTCGTCTTCGGCGCGGGCCTCGGACTGTCGATGCCCGCCATCGACGCCGCCGTGAGCGGCCTCGTGACCGCCGAGCACCGCGCGGGCGCGCTCAGCCTGCGCAACAGCGCGACGTTCCTCGGCCGGGCGACCGGTCCCGTCCTGTTCGCGGGCATCGCCGCGACGACCGGCTACGGCCCGCTGCTCCTGACCGGAGCGGCGATAGCGGTGCTGTCGGGTGGACTGGCGCTCCTCGTCGGACGTGTGGTCCGCCGTCGAC
- a CDS encoding helix-turn-helix transcriptional regulator, with translation MTSQLFDEFFEEVVARRAIGQRLAERGDRLSTDDLVEVVRHGPVLEALFVHAPLDHRDIEAHLGVSRATSHRFTRWLDDEGYARRVAGGYELTGPGQVAAEEVLRLEYNVVAARRLAPLLDSICEDHQEFVVEPFAEATVTVADPDDPFRPLRRILDLVGDSTTLRGFNATAMVPPGVTAFYDRLFGAMDVELIGLPSSIDSLTAAYPDRVEDLRESGQLTLYSREAFPYGLLILDDCVGIGGYDEDTGTLRVFVDSDDRTAREWAERTFEAYRSDSTPLKAVE, from the coding sequence ATGACATCACAACTGTTCGACGAGTTCTTCGAGGAGGTGGTGGCCCGACGGGCCATCGGCCAGCGGTTGGCCGAGCGCGGCGACCGACTGTCGACCGACGACCTGGTCGAGGTGGTGCGCCACGGGCCGGTGCTCGAAGCGCTGTTCGTCCACGCGCCGCTCGACCACCGCGACATCGAAGCGCACCTCGGCGTCTCGCGGGCGACCAGCCACCGGTTCACCCGCTGGCTGGACGACGAGGGGTACGCCCGTCGGGTCGCGGGGGGCTACGAACTCACCGGCCCCGGACAGGTGGCCGCCGAGGAGGTGCTCCGACTGGAGTACAACGTCGTCGCGGCCCGCCGCCTCGCACCGTTGCTCGACAGCATCTGCGAGGACCACCAGGAGTTCGTCGTCGAACCGTTCGCGGAGGCCACCGTCACCGTCGCCGACCCGGACGACCCGTTCCGGCCGCTGCGGCGCATCCTCGACCTCGTCGGCGACTCGACGACGCTCCGGGGGTTCAACGCGACGGCGATGGTCCCGCCCGGCGTCACCGCGTTCTACGACCGCCTCTTCGGCGCGATGGACGTCGAACTCATCGGTCTCCCCTCGTCCATCGACTCGCTGACCGCGGCGTACCCGGACCGCGTCGAGGACCTGCGCGAGTCCGGACAGTTGACGCTCTACTCCCGCGAGGCGTTCCCGTACGGGCTCCTGATTCTGGACGACTGCGTCGGCATCGGCGGCTACGACGAGGACACCGGCACCCTCCGGGTGTTCGTCGACTCCGACGACCGCACCGCCCGCGAGTGGGCGGAACGGACGTTCGAGGCGTACCGGAGCGACTCGACGCCACTCAAAGCAGTCGAGTGA
- a CDS encoding class I SAM-dependent methyltransferase: MAIDSQATAEAFAERLFEAAVGTLDLYGVYLGDELGYYRALADGALTTGELAERTGTDQRYTHEWCEQQVTTGILRVDDPSAPPEERRYELPPAHVEPLVDDESLNFVAPFGQLVVGSMAPREAILEAYRTGQGVPYESYGRVFREGQSRMNRPAFLSSLGEEWLPAIPDVDDRLRSESPSPARVADIGCGGGWSCIGIARSYPSVHVDGYDLDEASVEMARENVREAGLDDRITVHHADASEAIDGRYDLVVAFECVHDMSDPVGALETMADLARPDGTVLVVDERVGEQFGHPTDVEPMMYGWSIVHCLPVGLVDDPSAATGTVMRADTFREYAAAAGVEDVDVLPIENDFFQFYRFTPGEADASTRERATEVEYGR, from the coding sequence ATGGCAATCGACTCACAGGCCACGGCCGAAGCGTTCGCGGAACGACTGTTCGAGGCGGCGGTCGGCACGCTCGACCTCTACGGGGTGTACCTCGGAGACGAACTCGGCTACTACCGGGCGCTCGCCGACGGCGCGCTGACCACCGGCGAACTCGCCGAGCGAACGGGCACCGACCAGCGCTACACCCACGAGTGGTGCGAACAGCAGGTGACGACGGGCATCCTGCGCGTGGACGACCCGAGTGCGCCCCCCGAGGAGCGTCGCTACGAACTCCCGCCGGCACACGTCGAACCGCTGGTCGACGACGAGAGCCTGAACTTCGTCGCCCCGTTCGGTCAGCTCGTCGTCGGGTCGATGGCCCCACGCGAGGCGATTCTCGAGGCGTACCGAACCGGGCAGGGCGTCCCCTACGAGTCCTACGGGCGCGTGTTCCGCGAAGGTCAGTCGCGGATGAACCGCCCGGCGTTCCTCTCCTCGCTCGGCGAGGAGTGGCTGCCCGCGATTCCGGACGTCGACGACCGCCTGCGCTCGGAGTCGCCGTCGCCCGCCCGCGTCGCCGACATCGGCTGTGGCGGCGGCTGGTCGTGTATCGGCATCGCCCGGTCGTATCCGTCGGTCCACGTCGACGGCTACGACCTCGACGAGGCGTCGGTCGAGATGGCGCGCGAGAACGTCCGCGAGGCCGGACTCGACGACCGCATCACCGTCCATCACGCCGACGCGAGCGAGGCCATCGACGGCCGGTACGACCTCGTAGTGGCGTTCGAGTGCGTCCACGACATGTCCGACCCGGTCGGCGCGCTGGAGACGATGGCCGACCTCGCGCGCCCGGACGGGACCGTCCTCGTCGTGGACGAACGCGTCGGCGAGCAGTTCGGCCACCCGACCGACGTCGAGCCGATGATGTACGGCTGGTCCATCGTCCACTGCCTCCCGGTCGGCCTCGTCGACGACCCCTCGGCGGCGACGGGCACGGTGATGCGCGCCGACACGTTCCGCGAGTACGCCGCGGCGGCGGGCGTCGAGGACGTCGACGTGCTACCCATCGAGAACGACTTCTTCCAGTTCTACCGGTTCACGCCCGGTGAGGCGGACGCGTCGACGCGGGAGCGAGCCACCGAGGTGGAGTACGGACGATGA
- a CDS encoding acyl-CoA dehydrogenase family protein yields the protein MEYDDSETARDLRDRARQFMDEEVLPTEREYLGDGPVPHDVVDDLREEARERDVFCPQIDEEWGGGGYAFSDVLPLFEEAGRSLLGAPAMRVDAPDEGNMHTIELVGTEEQKQEYLKPLVAGDINSAFSMTEPRDGAGSDPKMIRTTAEKDGDEWVIDGHKWWTTQGSEADVFIVMAKTDEEAHPYAGCSLFLVDADADGVTIDRDIPHLGPSLVHASHAEIHYDDVRVPESALLGTENEGFAHAQQRLGPARLTHCMRFTGMATRALTIAKAYMDERDAFGDSLSEKQSQRFEVAEAETELHAVRTMVRHAAAQITGGEEARVPVSMCKVFAANTTQETIDFAVQACGGNGIGRDLPLADFYEAVRAFRIVDGADEVHKRVIARDAFEEADDPAIENTVTF from the coding sequence ATGGAGTACGACGACTCGGAGACGGCGCGGGACCTACGAGACCGAGCGCGACAGTTCATGGACGAGGAGGTGCTCCCGACCGAGCGCGAGTACCTCGGCGACGGTCCGGTCCCCCACGACGTGGTCGACGACCTGCGCGAGGAGGCCAGGGAACGCGACGTCTTCTGCCCACAGATAGACGAGGAGTGGGGCGGCGGCGGGTACGCGTTCAGCGACGTCCTCCCGCTGTTCGAGGAGGCCGGTCGGTCGCTGCTCGGCGCGCCGGCGATGCGCGTCGACGCCCCCGACGAGGGCAACATGCACACCATCGAACTCGTCGGTACCGAGGAGCAGAAACAGGAGTACCTGAAGCCGCTCGTCGCCGGCGACATCAACTCGGCGTTCTCGATGACCGAACCCCGCGACGGCGCGGGGAGCGACCCGAAGATGATCAGGACCACCGCCGAGAAGGACGGCGACGAGTGGGTCATCGACGGCCACAAGTGGTGGACGACGCAGGGCAGCGAGGCCGACGTCTTCATCGTCATGGCGAAGACCGACGAGGAGGCCCACCCGTACGCCGGCTGCTCGCTGTTCCTCGTCGACGCCGACGCCGACGGCGTCACTATCGACCGCGACATCCCCCACCTCGGTCCGTCGCTCGTCCACGCCAGCCACGCCGAGATTCACTACGACGACGTCCGCGTCCCCGAGTCCGCGCTCCTCGGCACCGAGAACGAGGGGTTCGCCCACGCGCAACAACGCCTCGGCCCCGCCCGCCTCACCCACTGCATGCGCTTCACGGGGATGGCGACGCGCGCGCTCACCATCGCCAAGGCGTACATGGACGAACGCGACGCGTTCGGCGACTCGCTGTCGGAGAAGCAGTCCCAGCGGTTCGAGGTCGCCGAGGCGGAGACGGAACTCCACGCCGTCCGGACGATGGTCCGCCACGCCGCCGCCCAGATTACGGGTGGCGAGGAGGCGCGCGTCCCCGTCTCGATGTGCAAGGTGTTCGCCGCGAACACCACCCAGGAGACCATCGACTTCGCGGTGCAGGCGTGTGGCGGTAACGGCATCGGCCGCGACCTGCCGCTGGCGGACTTCTACGAGGCCGTCCGCGCCTTCCGCATCGTCGACGGGGCCGACGAGGTCCACAAGCGCGTCATCGCCCGCGACGCCTTCGAGGAGGCCGACGACCCGGCAATCGAGAACACGGTCACGTTCTAG
- a CDS encoding aldo/keto reductase: protein MDQLPRPGLGTSGYEDDEECAENVRTALDVGYRHVDTAQMYDTERAVGEAVADSDVDSEEVFVATKVAPENLAHDDVLETARESADRLGVDSIDLLYVHWPNGAYDAEGTLSAFDELVDEGLVEHVGLSNFTVDLLDEARDVLDAPVFAHQVECHPLLPQDELREYAREDDHSLVAYGPFGRGSIMDDDTIQSVAEDHDLTAHQVALAWSLSKENVVPIPKATGEDHLRANYEARDLDLPQEALDRLDDIDERTRRFDPDDAPWN, encoded by the coding sequence ATGGACCAACTGCCCCGCCCCGGCCTCGGCACGTCGGGATACGAGGACGACGAGGAGTGCGCCGAGAACGTTCGCACGGCGCTCGACGTCGGCTACCGCCACGTCGACACCGCCCAGATGTACGACACGGAGCGAGCGGTCGGCGAGGCGGTCGCCGACAGCGACGTCGACTCCGAGGAGGTGTTCGTCGCTACGAAGGTCGCCCCCGAGAACCTCGCGCACGACGACGTGCTGGAGACGGCCCGCGAGAGCGCCGACCGCCTCGGCGTCGACAGCATCGACCTGCTGTACGTCCACTGGCCGAACGGGGCCTACGACGCCGAGGGGACGCTCTCCGCGTTCGACGAACTGGTCGACGAGGGCCTCGTCGAGCACGTCGGCCTCTCGAACTTCACCGTCGACCTGCTGGACGAGGCGCGGGACGTTCTCGACGCGCCCGTCTTCGCCCATCAGGTCGAGTGCCACCCGCTGCTCCCGCAGGACGAACTCCGCGAGTACGCCCGCGAGGACGACCACTCCCTCGTCGCGTACGGCCCGTTCGGCCGTGGCTCCATCATGGACGACGACACCATCCAGTCGGTCGCCGAGGACCACGACCTGACGGCCCACCAGGTCGCGCTGGCGTGGTCGCTCTCGAAGGAGAACGTCGTCCCCATCCCGAAGGCGACGGGCGAGGACCACCTCCGGGCGAACTACGAGGCGCGTGACCTCGACCTCCCGCAGGAAGCACTGGACCGCCTCGACGACATCGACGAGCGCACCCGACGGTTCGACCCCGACGACGCGCCCTGGAACTGA